In one window of Methanoculleus chikugoensis DNA:
- a CDS encoding glycosyltransferase family 4 protein, whose amino-acid sequence MGPGRGKTRTGIPEVPMNILAIPTTVGLSKPQSGGQNRFCNLVKCQAANNRIVVLEPAHLYDESDDDVAQVYTYHDIEALRRRLSIFRDINPDFIRKAARIIRDEEIDLVQITHPSGALVARLLGLLTRRKITVVYDAHNVESDFIQQTFANHNHYSLVERKLIPAYTNLLERVSCKYLVDHITAVSDNDAGTFRRRYHLKDGTISVVPSGCSIRPRISDEARTRIREEMGLHPADIAVFFHGLYRHPPNREGFDLIQSYIAPRFADTNPDVSFVIGGTQVPKFEEANVRSLGFITDIQNIAGADIAIVPLRSGGGTRLKIFDYMSAGLPIVTTKKGIEGIDAEHYEHAIIVDDIDEEFIAGIRYLIDDKDERKRIGDNARALAEAKYDWRIIGGNLEDLYRTLVSGSGARHTGFA is encoded by the coding sequence ATGGGACCGGGTCGTGGAAAAACTCGAACAGGAATACCGGAAGTGCCTATGAACATACTGGCGATCCCGACAACCGTCGGGTTGTCAAAACCCCAGAGCGGGGGCCAGAACAGGTTTTGCAACCTTGTCAAGTGCCAGGCCGCAAATAACCGTATCGTTGTGCTCGAACCGGCTCACCTGTATGATGAGAGCGATGACGATGTCGCGCAGGTATACACCTATCACGATATCGAGGCGCTCCGGAGGAGACTATCCATATTCAGGGACATCAATCCCGATTTCATCCGTAAGGCGGCACGGATCATCAGGGACGAAGAGATCGATCTCGTCCAGATCACCCATCCCAGCGGAGCATTGGTGGCCAGGCTGCTCGGTCTCCTTACGCGCAGGAAGATAACGGTAGTCTACGATGCTCACAATGTCGAATCTGATTTCATTCAACAGACCTTTGCGAACCATAACCACTACTCCCTGGTGGAGCGGAAACTCATACCCGCCTATACGAATTTACTGGAGAGGGTCTCCTGCAAGTACCTCGTCGACCACATCACCGCCGTGAGCGACAATGATGCAGGTACGTTCAGGAGAAGGTATCATCTCAAAGACGGGACGATCAGTGTCGTTCCTTCGGGTTGCAGTATCCGTCCGCGGATATCTGATGAAGCAAGAACCAGGATTCGCGAAGAGATGGGGCTGCATCCCGCGGATATTGCCGTATTCTTCCACGGTCTCTACAGGCATCCGCCGAACCGGGAAGGGTTCGATCTTATTCAATCGTATATCGCGCCTCGTTTTGCCGATACAAACCCGGACGTATCATTTGTCATCGGTGGAACGCAGGTTCCGAAGTTTGAAGAAGCAAACGTCAGGTCGCTTGGATTCATCACCGATATCCAGAATATTGCCGGCGCCGATATCGCCATCGTACCTCTGAGAAGCGGAGGAGGAACAAGACTGAAGATATTCGATTATATGAGCGCCGGTCTCCCCATCGTGACCACGAAGAAAGGAATCGAAGGAATCGATGCCGAACATTACGAGCATGCGATCATCGTCGACGACATCGACGAGGAGTTCATAGCAGGGATCAGGTATCTGATCGACGATAAAGACGAACGGAAGAGAATCGGAGATAATGCTCGAGCACTGGCCGAAGCGAAATACGACTGGCGAATAATCGGAGGGAATCTGGAAGACCTGTACCGGACGCTGGTTTCGGGGTCAGGTGCCCGTCATACCGGCTTCGCATAG
- a CDS encoding Ig-like domain-containing protein produces the protein MTKHTYLLLLCAVVAIGLLIPPVMAVEAAPGEDLYSPFNKAQEWPDIDGNMIVWEDDRNGNKDIYFGTVDKFRADPYRGMQYPSYSGESITDNPASQEKPSISGDYIVWQDNRNGNWDIYLHRRSTGEETQLTTDPGKQWMPIVRGDYVAWYDDSTGSTNIVLYDIREGAVKATIDADAKTTISGGSTEFKPALSERYVAWVNASDGERVWYYDIDAGTSGPVSTNKVTQSWPSLYGSIITWEDRRVNADIYMTDLDDPSGGEQRITFDTSEQVSPAISASIIAWEDMRPSGRSIFMYDHLSGGEEMSVGLAEDRFDEHLYPAISGNTIVWQRGRGSDSNLYIFVYEPGAPVEPELTTIEVNPSAPTLEIGDTEQFNATAFDQNDLEITDVEFNWSCSNTTVGTIDGTGLFTAHAAGTATITATAEGVPGTATVTVNAEDPAEPVLTSITLTPPTPTLKIDGTQQFTATAFDQFEEEMNGIAFNWSCDNETVGTIDNASGFFTALAAGTATITATAEGVPGTTTVTVTADEPVVPVVTRIAIDPSTFTLDLNATKQFNATAYDQDDNAMTGVEFNWSCNDETIGEIDSTGVFTAKVAGTATIVASADGKSGEATVTVTDEAPVARSITVTPSTPTLAIDDTQQFSATVLDQFGGAMTGVAVIWSCSNETVGEIDGTGVFTAKAAGTATIVASADGKSGEATVTITAKDPVGPEEPVLTSITLTPPRATLDAEDIQRFMVTGHDQNGNAMPAGEIDWACSDEAVGTIDGEGRFTALAAGTATVTATAGTCSAEAAITVCEEEPPLAKIAVVPSAAKLETGDELEFRAVAFDRFGNIVEDAEITWESSDPCVGTIDECGVFTARDGGTATITACGDGAEGTATVTVNCNDPVVTSIVVTPAAITLAAGDTAAFTATALDQDGCEIPDVTIEWGCCAETVGEVDDTGFFTAHAAGTATVTASAEGVAGTAEIEVTEESAGVVVSPSAIILNRGDKWQFTTVHDLQDNAGSMITRWSCEEDEGVGTIDESSGLFTALCGGTTSVTATIDGVDEVGTATVTVRSTAPELARIEVSPSDFCIPAGNCLTLTARGFDQYGLPMDVDVDWESSDPCVGEIDLCSGAFTALAEGEVTLTASANGVSGSACVTVEPSLPVPACIEVAPPDATLTAGGTREFTATVFDQCEIEMDWVRVRWSCSDDDIGTIDRSGLFAAFSQGSTDVTACAGGVEGTATVTITAAPTTDPTPDPTPNPTPDPTPNPGNNGGSANDGGWSPRTHYAGICEDLKSGETHTFSGIDVTSVGSIAITAADNIPRLLMTVKETGCPNLAAPPGGSTYEYVEIAVSWANPNQIGGATLTFTIPAKWLEEHDMLPEDVRLMRYVNGGWQILETEVLGEESGSYRFRATTPGFSTFAIAAMPENTTMTAETNVTTEATATPEGTETMTTGPTVAATTTPAAPLVYAPFLAPLAFLLWARRRH, from the coding sequence ATGACAAAACACACATATCTGCTACTATTGTGCGCAGTCGTCGCGATCGGGCTGCTGATCCCGCCGGTCATGGCGGTAGAGGCTGCGCCGGGGGAGGATCTCTATTCTCCCTTCAATAAAGCGCAGGAATGGCCTGATATCGACGGCAACATGATCGTCTGGGAAGACGACAGGAACGGTAACAAGGACATCTACTTTGGGACGGTAGACAAATTCAGGGCAGATCCATATCGGGGTATGCAGTATCCTTCCTACTCGGGCGAGAGTATAACGGATAACCCTGCCTCGCAGGAGAAACCGTCCATCTCAGGAGACTACATCGTCTGGCAGGACAACCGGAACGGGAACTGGGATATCTACCTCCACCGGCGCTCGACGGGTGAAGAGACACAGCTCACAACCGACCCGGGCAAACAGTGGATGCCCATCGTCCGCGGGGACTACGTTGCCTGGTACGACGACAGTACCGGCAGCACAAACATCGTCCTCTATGACATCCGCGAGGGGGCCGTGAAGGCCACTATCGACGCTGACGCAAAGACGACGATTTCTGGCGGGAGCACTGAGTTCAAGCCCGCTCTCTCTGAGAGGTATGTTGCCTGGGTAAACGCGTCGGACGGTGAGAGAGTCTGGTACTACGATATCGATGCAGGAACGTCCGGCCCGGTATCCACGAACAAGGTGACACAATCCTGGCCGTCGCTGTACGGGAGCATCATCACATGGGAAGATCGCCGGGTGAACGCCGACATTTACATGACTGATCTCGACGATCCGTCCGGAGGAGAGCAGAGGATCACGTTCGACACTTCCGAACAGGTCTCGCCGGCAATCAGCGCGAGCATCATCGCCTGGGAGGACATGCGGCCTTCGGGACGGAGCATCTTCATGTACGACCACCTCTCCGGTGGAGAAGAGATGTCCGTTGGTCTGGCCGAAGACAGATTTGACGAACATCTCTACCCCGCCATCAGCGGAAACACCATCGTCTGGCAGAGGGGCCGTGGCTCGGACTCGAACCTCTACATATTCGTCTACGAACCGGGAGCACCGGTCGAACCGGAACTGACAACCATCGAGGTTAACCCCTCCGCGCCCACCCTGGAGATTGGCGACACCGAGCAGTTTAACGCGACCGCTTTCGACCAGAACGACCTTGAAATAACCGACGTCGAGTTCAATTGGTCGTGCAGTAACACGACCGTCGGCACCATCGATGGCACCGGTCTCTTCACCGCCCATGCAGCGGGCACCGCGACCATCACTGCAACCGCCGAAGGCGTCCCCGGAACCGCGACCGTCACCGTCAACGCAGAAGACCCCGCTGAACCGGTGCTCACGAGTATCACACTCACACCGCCCACGCCCACCCTGAAGATCGACGGCACACAGCAGTTCACCGCAACCGCCTTCGACCAGTTCGAAGAAGAGATGAACGGCATTGCATTCAACTGGTCGTGCGACAACGAAACCGTCGGAACCATCGACAATGCCAGCGGCTTCTTCACCGCTCTCGCCGCAGGCACCGCGACCATTACCGCGACCGCCGAAGGCGTCCCCGGAACCACGACCGTCACGGTCACCGCCGACGAACCGGTAGTACCGGTCGTGACGCGCATCGCGATCGACCCGTCCACGTTCACACTTGATCTCAACGCGACGAAGCAGTTCAACGCGACCGCCTACGACCAGGATGACAACGCAATGACCGGCGTTGAGTTCAACTGGTCGTGCAATGACGAGACCATCGGTGAGATCGACAGTACCGGCGTCTTCACCGCAAAGGTCGCAGGCACGGCGACCATCGTTGCGTCGGCAGACGGCAAATCCGGAGAAGCTACCGTCACCGTCACCGACGAAGCACCGGTTGCAAGAAGCATCACGGTCACACCGTCCACGCCCACGCTCGCCATCGACGACACACAGCAGTTCTCGGCAACCGTCCTCGACCAGTTCGGCGGCGCAATGACCGGCGTTGCGGTCATCTGGTCGTGCAGCAATGAGACCGTCGGCGAGATCGACGGTACCGGTGTCTTCACCGCGAAGGCCGCGGGCACCGCAACCATCGTTGCGTCGGCAGACGGCAAATCCGGAGAAGCTACCGTCACCATCACCGCCAAGGACCCGGTAGGGCCGGAAGAGCCGGTGCTCACGAGTATCACGCTCACACCGCCCCGGGCCACACTGGACGCCGAGGACATCCAGAGATTCATGGTGACGGGCCACGACCAGAACGGCAACGCCATGCCCGCCGGTGAGATCGACTGGGCCTGCAGCGACGAAGCCGTCGGGACCATCGACGGGGAAGGACGCTTCACCGCCCTTGCCGCGGGAACCGCGACCGTAACCGCAACGGCAGGCACCTGCTCTGCGGAAGCAGCCATCACCGTCTGCGAAGAAGAGCCTCCGCTCGCGAAGATCGCGGTCGTGCCGTCGGCGGCAAAACTCGAGACCGGCGACGAACTGGAGTTCCGTGCCGTCGCGTTCGACCGGTTCGGCAACATCGTCGAGGACGCCGAGATCACCTGGGAGAGCAGCGATCCGTGCGTCGGCACCATCGATGAGTGCGGCGTCTTCACCGCCCGTGACGGCGGCACGGCGACCATCACCGCATGCGGAGACGGTGCTGAAGGAACCGCAACCGTCACCGTGAACTGCAACGACCCGGTCGTGACGTCCATCGTCGTCACCCCGGCCGCGATAACGCTCGCCGCCGGCGACACCGCGGCGTTCACCGCAACCGCCCTCGACCAGGACGGCTGCGAGATACCCGACGTTACAATCGAGTGGGGCTGCTGCGCTGAGACCGTCGGCGAAGTCGACGACACCGGGTTCTTCACGGCCCACGCCGCGGGCACGGCGACCGTAACCGCATCGGCCGAAGGGGTCGCTGGGACGGCGGAGATAGAGGTCACCGAGGAATCCGCAGGTGTCGTGGTCTCCCCGTCGGCGATCATCCTGAACCGCGGGGACAAGTGGCAGTTCACGACCGTGCATGACCTGCAGGACAACGCAGGTTCCATGATTACCCGGTGGTCATGCGAAGAAGACGAGGGTGTCGGGACCATCGACGAGTCCAGCGGCCTCTTCACCGCGCTCTGCGGGGGAACCACGTCCGTCACCGCAACAATCGACGGAGTCGACGAGGTTGGAACCGCGACGGTGACCGTCCGGTCGACGGCGCCTGAACTTGCGCGGATCGAGGTCAGCCCGTCCGACTTCTGCATCCCGGCCGGGAACTGCCTGACGCTCACTGCGAGAGGGTTCGACCAGTACGGTCTCCCCATGGACGTCGATGTGGATTGGGAGAGCAGCGACCCGTGCGTCGGCGAGATCGATCTCTGCAGCGGCGCCTTCACCGCTCTTGCGGAAGGGGAAGTGACTCTCACCGCATCGGCGAACGGGGTCTCCGGCTCCGCCTGCGTGACCGTCGAGCCCTCGCTCCCGGTTCCGGCCTGCATCGAGGTCGCCCCGCCTGACGCCACGCTCACGGCCGGAGGAACCCGGGAGTTCACGGCCACGGTGTTCGACCAGTGCGAGATCGAGATGGACTGGGTCAGGGTCAGATGGTCGTGCTCCGACGACGATATCGGCACGATCGACCGCTCGGGCCTCTTCGCAGCCTTCTCACAGGGCTCCACGGACGTGACGGCGTGTGCCGGCGGCGTTGAAGGAACGGCCACGGTCACCATCACGGCGGCGCCCACGACCGACCCCACACCCGATCCCACGCCCAATCCCACGCCCGATCCCACGCCCAATCCCGGGAACAACGGCGGGTCGGCAAACGATGGCGGCTGGAGCCCCCGCACCCACTATGCAGGGATCTGTGAGGATCTAAAGAGCGGCGAGACGCACACGTTCTCGGGTATCGACGTCACGTCGGTCGGCAGCATCGCTATCACGGCGGCCGACAACATCCCGCGGCTGCTGATGACCGTGAAGGAGACGGGGTGCCCCAACCTGGCGGCGCCTCCCGGCGGCAGCACCTACGAGTACGTCGAGATCGCCGTATCATGGGCGAACCCGAACCAGATCGGCGGCGCGACCTTGACCTTCACCATCCCGGCGAAGTGGCTTGAGGAGCACGACATGCTCCCGGAGGACGTCAGGCTCATGCGTTACGTCAACGGGGGCTGGCAGATCCTGGAGACCGAGGTCCTCGGTGAAGAGAGCGGATCGTACCGCTTCCGGGCGACCACTCCGGGGTTCTCCACCTTCGCCATCGCCGCGATGCCGGAGAACACGACCATGACGGCGGAGACGAACGTCACGACAGAGGCTACCGCGACGCCCGAAGGGACAGAAACGATGACGACCGGGCCGACCGTCGCGGCGACGACGACACCCGCGGCACCGCTCGTCTACGCGCCCTTCCTTGCACCGCTGGCCTTCCTCCTCTGGGCGAGGAGGAGACACTAA
- a CDS encoding ABC transporter permease, whose product MHPDSFFQKELLEDLRNRRGLILKFALPAALLLPLILADVPASLQAAGITVAVVFSGVFGSSIGLVRIRESGMLDRMALLPVSPRRLTAGYVLANALLDGTQVAIPLAAFLLVHPPVPAGILYAVVSFASAVVAANALGVLVAVVPGSSGEGHLYAVVTVMAAIALSGLVAPAPYTQVFLPFWYLYAALLAAPEAFALAPVLAALLLGSVLAISPGLFRSR is encoded by the coding sequence ATGCACCCTGACTCGTTCTTCCAGAAGGAGCTCCTCGAAGACCTCCGGAACCGCCGGGGGCTCATCCTCAAGTTCGCCCTGCCGGCGGCGCTCCTGCTTCCCCTCATCCTCGCCGACGTGCCCGCATCCCTGCAGGCTGCCGGCATCACGGTCGCCGTCGTCTTCTCCGGGGTCTTCGGGTCGTCGATCGGGCTCGTCCGCATCCGCGAGAGCGGCATGCTGGACCGGATGGCCCTGCTGCCCGTCTCTCCCCGCCGGCTGACCGCCGGATACGTCCTCGCGAACGCCCTCCTCGACGGGACGCAGGTCGCGATCCCCCTCGCCGCCTTCCTGCTCGTCCACCCGCCGGTCCCGGCGGGGATCCTGTATGCGGTTGTATCGTTCGCCTCCGCCGTGGTTGCGGCAAACGCTCTCGGCGTCCTGGTGGCGGTCGTCCCGGGCTCATCGGGCGAGGGGCACCTTTATGCGGTCGTCACGGTCATGGCCGCCATCGCCCTCTCCGGGCTCGTCGCGCCCGCCCCGTATACGCAGGTTTTTCTCCCCTTCTGGTACCTCTACGCGGCCCTCCTCGCCGCCCCGGAGGCATTCGCCCTCGCCCCGGTCCTCGCCGCTCTCCTCCTTGGGTCCGTGCTCGCGATCTCCCCCGGGCTGTTCCGGTCGCGATAA
- a CDS encoding ABC transporter ATP-binding protein, with translation MAVSLRDVTKRFGSVRALDRVTLDVGEGEILGLLGPNGSGKSTLLKVVACLISPDEGTVTLPAAGRAMMRRTGMLFDHTAHWETLTGYENARFFARSYGMDPSAAHDRLEDLFSRFGLRERRDDPVSTYSYGMRRKLGLIEALAHEPSLILLDEPSIGLDYRARITLAGLLRTAARRGAAVVFSTNDVSEAAGLADRVALFDRGRLLVSGEPAALVRSLGAKVTIDLRLTAPVALQPLGEVPGVESVGAEEREDGFCVTVIAAPDESSPSFLLARIVHAVAREGGMVVGVDLRAPGLPDLFLAYTGEGADAP, from the coding sequence ATGGCTGTCTCCCTGCGTGACGTGACGAAACGGTTCGGCTCCGTCCGGGCGCTTGATAGGGTCACGCTCGACGTGGGGGAGGGAGAGATCCTCGGCCTCCTCGGCCCCAACGGGTCGGGGAAGTCGACCCTGTTGAAAGTCGTCGCCTGCCTGATCTCTCCCGACGAAGGGACCGTCACCCTCCCGGCGGCCGGGCGGGCGATGATGCGCCGCACCGGGATGCTCTTTGACCATACCGCCCACTGGGAGACGCTCACCGGCTACGAGAACGCCCGGTTCTTTGCCCGCTCCTACGGCATGGACCCTTCGGCGGCGCATGACCGGCTCGAAGACCTGTTCTCGCGCTTCGGGCTCCGGGAGCGGCGGGACGACCCGGTCTCTACCTACTCCTACGGGATGCGGCGGAAACTCGGCCTGATCGAGGCCCTGGCGCACGAGCCCTCCCTCATTCTGCTGGACGAGCCGTCGATCGGCCTAGACTACCGGGCGAGGATCACCCTTGCCGGGCTGCTCCGCACGGCAGCCCGGCGGGGGGCTGCGGTCGTCTTCTCCACGAACGACGTGAGCGAAGCGGCAGGTCTTGCCGACCGGGTTGCTCTCTTCGACCGGGGCAGGCTGCTCGTCTCGGGGGAACCGGCCGCTCTCGTCCGGTCGCTCGGTGCGAAGGTGACGATCGACCTCCGGCTGACGGCGCCGGTCGCGCTCCAGCCGCTCGGCGAGGTCCCCGGCGTCGAGAGCGTGGGCGCGGAGGAGCGGGAGGACGGATTTTGCGTGACGGTGATAGCCGCGCCGGACGAGTCCAGCCCGTCGTTTCTCCTCGCCCGGATCGTCCACGCGGTGGCGAGAGAGGGCGGGATGGTCGTGGGCGTCGATCTGCGGGCCCCGGGGCTCCCGGATCTCTTTCTCGCGTATACGGGGGAGGGGGCAGATGCACCCTGA
- a CDS encoding universal stress protein: MMYQQVFVGVDGSPCSDLAVDAALAFASAAGTGRCTGCHVYAARMHRQRFEDMEPGLPERYREEERLGPLRATHDDLISGGMALISDAYLAPPAAKAAARGVPFEPVTAEGRGYVEFLRLIRERRPDLTVLGATGHGQTPEIPLGSLAERVLLYAREGDLLLVRRPWNLKNRPVVVGVDGSDASYAALHRAATIAAAFDAPLEAVAVYDPFFHAGVFPVIADALPEDAQRRFNFPAQERLHDEIIDRGLEHLYRRNLERGAALARTLGARVHTAVVAGRVCPQVHHYAAARGAGLLVLGRYGLHREEASLVGSNALNLARMSTTNVLVVAPPAGPIAVPDLPIDAIPWTPEAEALLSRVPPFARGAARTAIEEHARARGLSRITESAVQDAARRFGMGGG; the protein is encoded by the coding sequence ATGATGTATCAGCAGGTCTTCGTCGGTGTGGACGGATCTCCCTGTTCCGACCTGGCGGTGGACGCGGCCCTGGCCTTCGCCTCCGCCGCCGGCACGGGCAGGTGCACCGGCTGCCACGTGTATGCCGCCCGGATGCACCGGCAGCGCTTTGAGGATATGGAGCCGGGCCTCCCGGAGCGCTACCGGGAGGAGGAACGGCTCGGCCCCCTGCGGGCGACGCACGACGACCTGATATCCGGCGGAATGGCGCTCATATCGGACGCTTACCTCGCGCCGCCGGCGGCGAAGGCTGCCGCACGGGGCGTCCCGTTCGAGCCGGTTACGGCCGAGGGAAGGGGCTACGTCGAGTTCCTCCGTCTCATCCGGGAGCGCCGGCCGGATCTTACGGTGCTCGGCGCGACCGGGCACGGGCAGACGCCGGAGATCCCCCTCGGGAGCCTCGCCGAACGGGTGCTCCTGTATGCCCGCGAAGGGGATCTCCTGCTGGTGCGGCGGCCCTGGAACCTGAAGAACCGGCCGGTTGTCGTGGGCGTGGACGGGAGCGACGCAAGTTACGCGGCCCTGCACCGAGCGGCCACGATTGCCGCTGCATTCGATGCGCCGCTCGAGGCGGTGGCCGTCTACGATCCCTTCTTTCACGCCGGTGTCTTCCCGGTCATCGCCGACGCCCTGCCGGAAGATGCGCAGCGCCGGTTCAACTTTCCGGCCCAGGAACGCCTCCACGACGAGATCATCGACCGGGGCCTCGAACACCTCTACCGGCGGAACCTGGAACGCGGGGCGGCCCTCGCGCGAACCCTGGGCGCCCGGGTCCATACGGCGGTCGTTGCCGGCAGGGTCTGCCCGCAGGTGCACCACTACGCGGCGGCCAGGGGGGCGGGGCTCCTCGTCCTCGGCCGCTACGGGCTCCACCGGGAGGAGGCGTCGCTGGTCGGGTCGAACGCCCTGAACCTCGCCCGGATGAGCACCACGAACGTCCTCGTCGTCGCGCCGCCGGCAGGACCGATCGCGGTGCCGGACCTGCCTATCGACGCGATACCCTGGACCCCGGAGGCGGAGGCCCTCCTTTCGCGGGTGCCGCCGTTTGCGCGGGGGGCGGCGCGGACGGCGATCGAGGAGCACGCCCGGGCCCGGGGCCTCTCCCGGATCACGGAGAGCGCCGTGCAGGACGCGGCCCGGCGGTTCGGTATGGGAGGCGGTTAG
- a CDS encoding glycosyltransferase family 4 protein gives MKILQVTPFFKPSWESGGVARAAYEISKRLQRAGHDVTVYTTNRSTYPTGLPTNRPLNVEGMKVYYFENLRKYFPGTAAPPIVPYYLPFVARRDLQNYDIIHIHEHRTLLAAMVSHYAREYGVPYVLQPHGSLPKNKTLGKARVKNVFDFIFGSAILDAASRLIVMNSMEKEQNILMGIHEDKIAVIPNGISFERCVTARSKGEFRKFCGIENGSNLILYLGRIDRIKGIDFLIEAFYRLVQEQKDAILVIVGPEWGYKRELEEKVRALGIQDRVRFVGYIDDVGFAYQDADLLVYPGKYEIFGLVPFEAIMSGTPVIVTDGNGSGELIRKGDCGLTVRYGDCADLAEKMAFCLENPGEGRKMIQRGQEFVRENLTWDRVVEKLEQEYRKCL, from the coding sequence ATGAAGATTCTCCAGGTGACACCGTTCTTCAAGCCGAGCTGGGAGTCCGGGGGTGTGGCACGTGCGGCATATGAGATCTCAAAGCGTCTCCAGAGAGCAGGCCACGACGTCACTGTATATACGACGAATCGGAGCACTTACCCGACCGGGCTTCCCACGAACAGACCCCTCAATGTCGAGGGGATGAAGGTTTACTATTTTGAAAATTTACGGAAGTATTTTCCGGGCACAGCAGCACCGCCCATAGTCCCGTACTATTTACCGTTCGTTGCACGCCGGGATCTGCAGAATTATGATATAATTCACATCCACGAGCACAGGACGCTCCTTGCGGCCATGGTAAGTCATTATGCCAGGGAGTACGGCGTTCCCTACGTCCTGCAACCACACGGCTCGCTCCCGAAGAACAAAACCCTGGGTAAGGCCAGGGTGAAAAATGTCTTTGATTTTATCTTCGGATCCGCCATTTTAGATGCTGCATCAAGACTGATCGTCATGAACAGCATGGAAAAGGAGCAGAATATACTGATGGGCATTCATGAGGATAAGATCGCCGTTATTCCCAACGGCATCAGTTTCGAGAGGTGCGTTACCGCCAGGAGCAAGGGGGAGTTCCGGAAATTTTGCGGAATAGAGAACGGAAGCAATCTCATTCTATACCTGGGCAGAATCGATAGAATCAAGGGGATCGATTTTCTGATAGAAGCGTTTTACCGGCTGGTACAGGAACAAAAAGACGCCATCCTGGTCATTGTCGGGCCGGAATGGGGTTACAAACGGGAACTCGAGGAGAAAGTACGGGCTCTCGGTATTCAGGACCGGGTACGGTTTGTCGGGTATATCGATGATGTCGGCTTTGCCTACCAGGATGCCGATCTGCTTGTCTATCCGGGAAAGTATGAGATATTCGGGCTTGTTCCGTTCGAGGCGATCATGAGCGGAACTCCGGTGATTGTGACAGACGGCAACGGCAGCGGAGAGCTCATCAGGAAAGGCGACTGCGGCCTGACGGTACGATACGGAGACTGTGCGGATCTGGCGGAGAAAATGGCATTCTGCCTTGAAAATCCCGGGGAAGGGAGAAAAATGATTCAGCGAGGACAGGAGTTCGTTCGAGAGAATCTGACATGGGACCGGGTCGTGGAAAAACTCGAACAGGAATACCGGAAGTGCCTATGA